In a single window of the uncultured Dysgonomonas sp. genome:
- a CDS encoding RelA/SpoT domain-containing protein: MIYEGLILIEQNVKEIIESNLARTGLLYRIHSRIKEKNSIEEKIRRKGYMHNGKLVQDVIGLRVMTYFNEDIEVLVDYFSSLFDVVDLQYDNPKVNQFDPVRINVVCRMSGELLNEFNVWKNMYSDSFRYIDSTFEIQVRTTLSEGWQEIEHNMRYKCKNEWASLEEESRMLNGIYATLQISDRTLFTLFEDITYQHYKSKNWTGMLRNKFRLRFELEPLSPDIVSVFDKNKILAKQFLKIERNTVISNLVIHQLKMNISFDNLVFLCNYLYFENKELGELTPPVLQIHFNEIFR, from the coding sequence ATGATATATGAAGGGCTTATTCTTATTGAGCAGAATGTAAAGGAAATCATAGAGTCGAATCTGGCAAGGACCGGCCTGTTATACAGGATTCATTCACGGATAAAAGAAAAGAATTCGATCGAAGAAAAAATCAGGCGCAAAGGCTATATGCACAATGGAAAATTAGTACAAGACGTTATAGGCCTGCGGGTGATGACATACTTCAATGAGGATATTGAGGTATTGGTCGATTATTTTTCTTCGTTGTTTGATGTTGTCGATTTACAATACGATAATCCGAAGGTCAATCAGTTCGATCCGGTCAGGATAAATGTAGTATGCAGAATGAGTGGCGAATTGCTCAATGAATTTAATGTATGGAAAAATATGTACAGCGATAGCTTCAGGTATATTGATTCTACTTTCGAAATTCAGGTGCGTACAACCTTGTCGGAAGGATGGCAGGAAATAGAGCATAATATGCGCTATAAATGCAAGAACGAGTGGGCTTCGCTGGAAGAGGAATCCAGAATGCTGAATGGAATATATGCTACCTTGCAGATAAGTGACAGAACATTATTTACACTATTCGAAGATATAACATATCAGCACTATAAAAGTAAAAACTGGACAGGTATGCTGAGAAATAAATTCAGGTTGAGATTTGAACTAGAGCCATTGTCGCCGGATATTGTTTCGGTTTTTGATAAGAATAAAATACTGGCGAAGCAATTTCTCAAAATTGAAAGAAATACAGTTATTTCAAATCTGGTGATCCATCAATTAAAAATGAATATTTCCTTTGATAATCTGGTTTTCCTTTGCAATTACCTGTATTTTGAAAATAAGGAATTGGGGGAGCTTACGCCCCCGGTACTTCAAATACATTTTAATGAAATTTTTAGATAG
- a CDS encoding transcriptional repressor, whose protein sequence is MNAEQILKLHNLKNTGCRKFIISELLNNDSALSENEIKKALPDLFDRVTFYRSLKTLEEKNIIHRIVLHDSTVKYALNNEALPKGEHAHFHCIKCDTVTCLETEIQAPVAMPKGFSIDSVDVLLEGTCPDCKK, encoded by the coding sequence ATGAATGCCGAACAAATATTAAAACTTCATAACCTGAAGAATACGGGTTGTCGTAAATTTATAATAAGTGAGTTGCTTAATAATGATTCTGCTTTGTCAGAGAATGAAATAAAAAAAGCTTTGCCGGATTTATTCGATAGGGTTACATTTTACCGTTCATTAAAGACGCTGGAAGAGAAGAATATTATCCACCGTATTGTCTTGCACGATTCTACGGTTAAATATGCTCTTAACAACGAAGCTTTGCCTAAAGGGGAACACGCTCACTTTCATTGTATAAAATGTGATACGGTAACATGTCTGGAGACAGAGATACAGGCACCAGTTGCAATGCCTAAAGGATTTTCCATAGACTCAGTGGATGTCTTACTTGAAGGCACATGTCCCGATTGTAAAAAATAA
- a CDS encoding TonB-dependent receptor gives MKKILFILFFSIVYLQLSAQSTCAISGKVTNQNTGNPIEGAAVSIINTPVGELTDSLGVFSFCHLRNDAYTLLVNYIGYKTDTVYIALHNDTLLNIRLKPLAVELSEVEISAGVKNSVRRIDYDKPSTSFNKMLSILPGVTTMNIGGGTSKPVIRGLSGNRVTVINRGVGQQNQQWGADHGIDINQSDIYNTTIYKGPNSLLLGSGTTTAIEIQPYGFENADVFKGEAQLYGASNNDLYGAGLTARWQKGNWFLQGAYDYKDYADYRLPAEKADYESQEIAFPDKRLPNSAGKEYSLSGTVGFRKKNVTTYVNVSNNYQKTGLFEVEEDHSDHDHEEGDHDDHDHDHDMDNSHRNITLPYATANHFAVTNNTEWKTSAFRLSVNTGYQYNHRREYEHFHEHYEGQSEPETDDDIAVDFKLRTYSSNARLFLDEKGNWTKTIGASIEYQQNRVGGFEYFLPRYNQISGGLSFINTFRFTNEWLFSAGARYDFGNMDVTGFYDNTLATYLQEQGYGEDIVKQYAQRAYDVDRNFGSWSASAGLVYTPHSYTGFTYKANVSKTFRFPSANELAANGVHHAAFRYEIGNPDLKAENGYTLDLGLNYNNKAGFSVDFSPFVNYYSNFIFLQPVEETPVSLYDDKPYQYSQAKAIFTGAEYRIAWLLLRQLELSSAGSFVLNKNLDAHNPLPFTPPLTMTNEIKYLKDTGKRKGLTYYQLSASHQWYAKQSRVGFDEAKTEGTSLFHAGAGFDYRFTSKFAVNFNLQVQNIFNTRYLNHMSLYRRLNIPEPGRNIQVFLRIPFNG, from the coding sequence ATGAAAAAGATTTTATTCATACTATTCTTCTCCATCGTTTATCTTCAGCTCTCAGCTCAATCAACCTGCGCAATATCAGGAAAGGTGACAAACCAAAATACAGGAAACCCTATAGAAGGAGCTGCCGTTTCTATAATAAATACGCCTGTCGGCGAATTGACTGATAGTCTCGGTGTTTTTAGTTTTTGCCATTTAAGGAATGATGCATATACTCTCCTTGTAAACTATATAGGATATAAAACAGATACGGTATATATAGCATTACATAATGATACACTTCTCAATATCCGTTTAAAGCCGTTGGCCGTAGAATTGAGCGAAGTGGAGATATCTGCCGGGGTAAAAAACTCAGTTAGGCGTATAGATTACGATAAACCTTCTACATCGTTTAATAAGATGCTAAGTATTTTACCGGGTGTGACTACTATGAATATAGGCGGAGGTACTTCAAAACCTGTGATAAGAGGATTGAGTGGCAATAGGGTAACAGTAATAAACAGAGGTGTTGGTCAGCAGAATCAGCAATGGGGTGCCGACCATGGCATAGATATAAATCAATCGGATATATATAATACAACTATTTATAAGGGGCCAAACTCATTACTCTTAGGCTCGGGTACTACAACAGCAATCGAAATCCAGCCATATGGGTTTGAGAATGCCGATGTTTTCAAAGGTGAGGCTCAATTGTATGGGGCATCAAACAATGATTTGTATGGGGCGGGGCTTACTGCCCGGTGGCAGAAAGGTAACTGGTTTTTGCAGGGTGCTTATGATTATAAAGATTATGCTGATTATAGGCTGCCAGCCGAAAAAGCGGACTATGAGTCGCAGGAAATTGCTTTTCCGGACAAGCGTTTACCCAATTCTGCCGGAAAGGAATATTCACTTTCGGGAACGGTCGGTTTCAGAAAAAAGAATGTGACCACTTATGTGAATGTAAGTAACAACTACCAAAAGACCGGACTTTTTGAAGTGGAGGAAGATCATTCGGATCACGATCACGAAGAAGGAGATCATGATGACCACGACCATGATCACGATATGGATAATTCGCACCGGAATATCACATTGCCATATGCTACTGCAAATCATTTTGCGGTAACGAATAATACAGAGTGGAAAACATCGGCATTCCGCTTGTCTGTAAATACAGGATATCAGTATAATCATCGACGCGAGTACGAACATTTTCACGAACATTATGAAGGGCAGTCTGAGCCGGAGACAGACGATGACATTGCAGTAGATTTCAAATTGAGGACATATTCGTCAAATGCCCGTCTTTTCCTGGATGAAAAGGGGAATTGGACAAAAACAATCGGAGCGAGCATAGAATATCAGCAAAACAGGGTAGGGGGCTTTGAGTACTTCCTGCCGCGTTACAATCAGATATCAGGCGGATTATCTTTCATAAATACATTCCGCTTTACGAATGAATGGTTATTTTCGGCCGGAGCCAGATACGATTTCGGGAACATGGACGTCACGGGTTTTTATGATAATACTTTAGCTACCTACCTCCAAGAACAGGGATACGGAGAAGATATAGTGAAACAATATGCCCAACGGGCTTACGATGTAGACCGTAACTTCGGTAGCTGGTCGGCAAGTGCAGGGCTGGTATATACACCACATTCATACACCGGTTTTACATATAAAGCAAATGTATCTAAAACTTTCAGGTTTCCTTCGGCGAATGAGCTTGCTGCTAACGGTGTGCACCATGCCGCATTCCGTTACGAGATTGGTAATCCTGATCTAAAAGCAGAGAATGGTTATACACTGGATTTGGGCCTAAATTATAATAACAAGGCGGGCTTTTCTGTTGATTTTAGTCCGTTTGTAAATTATTACTCCAATTTTATTTTTTTACAGCCTGTGGAGGAAACACCCGTATCGCTTTATGATGATAAGCCTTATCAGTATTCTCAGGCAAAAGCAATATTCACAGGAGCAGAGTATAGGATCGCATGGTTATTATTGAGACAACTGGAATTGTCTTCTGCAGGCAGTTTTGTACTGAATAAAAATCTTGATGCCCATAATCCCCTGCCTTTCACTCCACCTTTGACGATGACTAATGAGATAAAATACTTAAAAGATACAGGTAAAAGGAAAGGGCTGACGTACTATCAGTTATCTGCCTCTCATCAATGGTATGCGAAACAAAGCCGGGTAGGCTTTGATGAAGCAAAAACAGAGGGTACCAGTTTGTTCCATGCCGGCGCGGGATTCGATTACCGCTTTACTTCTAAGTTTGCCGTTAATTTCAACCTGCAGGTTCAAAACATATTCAATACTCGCTATCTTAATCATATGAGCCTTTATCGTCGGTTGAATATACCCGAACCAGGTAGGAATATACAAGTCTTTCTGCGTATTCCTTTCAATGGCTGA
- the mgtE gene encoding magnesium transporter, translating to MKENIEQLTEQTKLLIEAGDVAMLRIYLDDLNISDVEDLIDELPEYAPLIITTLSLNRAVNVFRILDVPTQERIITKLPGQKISEIINGLPPDDRTAFFGELKDQELQHRLISLLPPEDRKEVFTLLSYPEDSIGRMMTPDFLAISKDYTVEEALQYIRKNGRNSETIDVIYILDDKGVLIDDLRIKELLISDPKTPITDLMDGRLISLNAPDPVEEGIKIFKMNNRVALPVIDSGGILLGIVTIDDILWVADEEYSEDMQRMGGTSALDEPYLDLPVHKLVWKRAGWLVILFIGELLTASVMQYYEEQLAQMIVLALFLPLMISSGGNSGSQASTLVIQAMATGEVKIRDWWRVFRREVVSGLSLGIILGIIGFCRIYIWHLIFPNLYGEHWIMVGSTVSLALIGIVLWGSLIGSMLPFILRRFGADPATSSAPFVATIVDVTGLMIYLTIASWIFGPLMNG from the coding sequence ATGAAGGAGAATATCGAACAACTGACAGAACAAACCAAGCTTCTGATTGAAGCAGGTGATGTTGCCATGCTGCGCATCTATCTTGACGATCTGAACATCTCGGATGTAGAAGATCTGATTGATGAATTACCTGAGTATGCTCCATTGATTATTACGACTTTAAGTCTCAACAGAGCAGTAAATGTATTCAGGATATTAGATGTCCCCACCCAGGAACGGATTATCACAAAACTACCGGGACAGAAAATATCCGAAATTATTAACGGACTGCCTCCGGATGACCGCACGGCATTCTTTGGAGAACTAAAAGACCAGGAATTACAGCACCGCCTGATATCCCTACTCCCTCCCGAAGACAGGAAAGAAGTATTTACACTTCTTTCATATCCGGAGGACAGTATAGGGCGTATGATGACACCCGATTTCCTTGCGATATCTAAAGATTATACGGTAGAAGAGGCATTGCAGTATATTCGTAAGAATGGGAGAAACTCTGAGACAATTGATGTAATATATATCCTCGATGATAAGGGTGTATTGATTGACGACTTACGGATAAAAGAACTACTGATCAGCGATCCCAAAACACCTATTACCGATCTTATGGATGGGCGGCTTATTTCTCTGAATGCGCCGGATCCTGTGGAGGAAGGTATTAAGATATTTAAGATGAACAACAGGGTAGCCCTACCGGTCATAGATTCGGGTGGTATTTTGCTCGGCATTGTTACCATTGATGATATCCTCTGGGTTGCCGACGAGGAATATTCCGAAGATATGCAGCGAATGGGGGGTACATCGGCCCTGGATGAGCCTTATCTGGATTTACCCGTCCACAAACTCGTATGGAAGCGTGCCGGCTGGTTGGTTATATTATTCATAGGAGAACTACTCACAGCCTCGGTAATGCAATATTATGAAGAACAATTGGCGCAAATGATAGTTTTGGCATTGTTTCTTCCATTGATGATTTCGAGCGGAGGTAATAGCGGTTCACAGGCTTCCACCCTCGTTATTCAGGCTATGGCTACCGGAGAAGTAAAAATCCGGGACTGGTGGCGGGTATTCCGTCGCGAAGTAGTTTCCGGACTGAGCCTGGGTATTATACTGGGTATTATAGGCTTTTGCCGCATTTATATCTGGCATCTTATATTCCCAAATCTTTACGGAGAGCACTGGATTATGGTAGGTTCTACTGTATCTCTGGCCCTGATAGGCATTGTACTATGGGGCTCATTGATAGGCTCTATGCTGCCGTTTATCCTCCGGCGTTTTGGCGCCGATCCGGCCACATCATCAGCTCCATTTGTGGCTACGATAGTGGATGTAACAGGACTGATGATTTATCTGACCATAGCCAGCTGGATATTTGGCCCATTAATGAATGGTTAA
- a CDS encoding ABC transporter substrate-binding protein — translation MKLLNITLLFSIILILAGCNNRKPAGQDNTEPQTEYTVYYAKGFQVKKYDEYTTVSVRDPWDTTRMLQTYVLVAKNKDLPANLPKGTLVRTPLETVATYSTIHCSTLNELDAVNLIKGVCEPQYIKLSNIQDGVKSGAIVDLGMASKPDTERLIMLSPDAIFATPIQGWTYGSIEKTGIPILETTDYTESHPLGRAEWIRYYSLFIGKEQLADSLFALTEKNYNAVKEALAGTTNRPSVFTDIRYQNKWNMPGGKSFMANMLSDSGASYCWSDNNSTTYMPLAFESVLDKAGEADFWIIKYNWPKDMTYQSLEKEYKPYSHFKAFKEKNIYGCNTAYSSYYEDLPIHPDYILKDMAYIFHPELFPGYTPKYYKKIGE, via the coding sequence ATGAAACTCTTAAATATCACACTACTCTTTTCTATTATCCTCATCCTCGCAGGCTGCAATAATCGCAAGCCTGCCGGACAGGATAACACGGAGCCGCAAACGGAATATACTGTCTATTATGCCAAAGGCTTTCAGGTAAAAAAGTATGATGAATATACTACTGTGTCGGTGCGTGATCCCTGGGATACCACGCGCATGCTGCAAACATATGTGCTGGTGGCAAAGAATAAAGATTTACCCGCAAATCTTCCTAAAGGCACACTTGTAAGAACACCTTTGGAAACTGTGGCAACATATTCCACCATCCATTGCTCTACGCTGAACGAACTGGATGCAGTGAACCTGATAAAAGGTGTGTGTGAACCTCAGTATATCAAACTATCTAATATACAAGACGGTGTAAAGAGCGGAGCAATCGTCGATTTGGGAATGGCCAGTAAACCCGATACCGAAAGATTGATCATGCTCAGCCCTGATGCTATCTTTGCCACTCCTATACAAGGCTGGACATACGGTAGCATAGAAAAAACAGGAATTCCTATTCTGGAAACGACCGATTATACCGAATCGCATCCGCTTGGACGCGCCGAATGGATACGCTACTATTCTTTATTTATCGGAAAAGAGCAATTGGCTGATTCGCTGTTCGCCCTCACCGAAAAGAATTATAATGCTGTCAAAGAAGCTCTGGCCGGAACTACAAACCGTCCTTCCGTATTTACGGATATACGTTATCAGAACAAATGGAATATGCCCGGAGGCAAAAGCTTTATGGCAAATATGCTATCCGATTCGGGAGCATCGTATTGCTGGTCTGATAATAACTCAACAACTTATATGCCTCTGGCATTCGAATCGGTGTTAGACAAGGCGGGTGAAGCAGATTTCTGGATAATCAAATATAACTGGCCTAAAGATATGACATACCAGAGCCTGGAAAAAGAATATAAGCCATATTCCCATTTCAAGGCATTTAAAGAAAAAAATATATACGGATGCAATACAGCATATTCAAGCTATTATGAAGATTTGCCGATTCATCCGGATTATATATTGAAAGATATGGCGTATATATTCCATCCGGAACTCTTCCCGGGATATACGCCGAAATATTATAAAAAAATAGGAGAGTAA
- a CDS encoding DUF5074 domain-containing protein has protein sequence MKMNKLFNVLCLISLLTFSFISCSDDDDNDFFNSVETLPTDIAFLDVNLKGGEISGELTWKKPINTSELSSIVIYASNDGTTKEARIDEVSIDKEKYTVEARNYTKYLLLVPKNKKDVEGSTFAKVEITDETGNNVVTDLTFEDTDYTKDKIAGKLSWTKASGYINLSKLIIYTSEDGTIKKDKLAEVNPDMEEYTIASRDLSKYFIVVATDAENTEVEDFAKIEVKDAYEVSGVYILNSGKMGNNNSNISFYNFLTTEFKTKVFESANGTSLGDTGQDMVVYGSKMYIAVYGSGVIYVTDKQGKKLAAIESVKGDKKQQPRGLTSYEGKVYATLYDGYLAKIDTTKLEIESQVAVGRNPEYVRAANNKLYVANSGGLDYNTPLGYDKTVSVVDVATFRETEKIPVVINPDKMAVDSEGDIYVISNGNYGDIPNTLQRIDASTHKVTNVGNATWMSMNNDKLYIIYSQYDANWNQVVSYHVFDAKTEKMLTDKFITDGTTVNKPFSINADPVNNYVYIGTSDYTNNGDMYIFTSDGKLVKKLDTGGLNPAGAYFASWIIR, from the coding sequence ATGAAAATGAATAAATTATTCAATGTTCTCTGTTTAATCTCGCTACTAACATTTTCTTTTATATCATGTAGTGATGATGATGACAATGATTTTTTTAATTCTGTTGAAACTCTACCTACGGATATAGCTTTTCTGGACGTAAATTTGAAAGGTGGCGAAATTAGTGGCGAATTAACATGGAAAAAGCCAATCAATACATCTGAACTTTCGTCCATTGTCATTTATGCCTCAAATGACGGCACTACAAAAGAAGCCAGAATAGATGAAGTATCGATTGACAAAGAGAAATATACAGTAGAAGCAAGAAATTATACTAAATATCTCCTGCTCGTTCCTAAAAATAAAAAAGATGTAGAAGGTTCTACCTTTGCCAAGGTGGAAATAACGGACGAAACCGGTAATAACGTTGTCACTGATCTGACATTTGAGGATACTGATTATACAAAAGATAAAATAGCTGGTAAGCTATCATGGACCAAGGCTTCCGGATACATTAATCTTTCAAAACTGATAATTTATACCTCCGAAGATGGTACTATCAAAAAAGATAAACTGGCTGAAGTAAATCCCGATATGGAAGAATATACTATAGCAAGCCGTGATTTGAGCAAATACTTCATCGTAGTTGCTACCGATGCAGAAAATACAGAAGTTGAAGACTTTGCCAAAATTGAAGTAAAAGATGCTTACGAAGTTTCGGGAGTATATATTCTAAACAGTGGAAAGATGGGAAATAATAATTCAAATATCTCATTCTACAATTTCCTTACAACAGAATTTAAAACTAAAGTATTCGAAAGCGCAAACGGGACAAGTCTGGGAGATACAGGCCAGGATATGGTAGTATACGGATCTAAAATGTATATCGCCGTTTATGGCTCCGGAGTTATCTACGTAACGGATAAGCAAGGAAAGAAACTGGCTGCTATCGAATCTGTAAAAGGAGACAAAAAACAGCAACCTCGCGGACTAACCTCATATGAAGGGAAAGTATATGCAACTCTCTATGACGGCTATCTTGCAAAAATAGACACCACTAAACTGGAAATTGAAAGCCAAGTAGCTGTCGGACGTAATCCTGAATATGTACGTGCAGCAAATAATAAACTGTATGTCGCCAATTCAGGTGGCTTAGATTATAATACTCCTTTAGGATACGACAAAACAGTTTCGGTTGTAGATGTTGCTACATTCAGAGAGACTGAAAAGATTCCGGTAGTCATCAATCCTGATAAAATGGCTGTTGATAGCGAAGGGGATATATATGTAATTTCTAACGGTAATTATGGTGATATACCTAATACCCTGCAAAGAATTGATGCAAGCACGCATAAAGTAACCAATGTTGGTAATGCAACATGGATGAGTATGAATAACGATAAGTTATATATCATTTATTCACAATACGATGCCAATTGGAATCAGGTAGTCAGCTACCATGTTTTTGATGCCAAGACAGAGAAGATGCTGACAGATAAATTTATAACAGACGGAACAACAGTAAATAAGCCGTTTTCTATCAATGCTGACCCTGTTAATAACTATGTATATATCGGTACATCGGACTATACTAATAATGGAGATATGTACATCTTCACCTCTGATGGTAAATTAGTTAAAAAATTAGACACAGGAGGTCTTAATCCGGCAGGTGCATATTTTGCAAGCTGGATAATCAGATAA
- a CDS encoding TonB-dependent receptor, with the protein MNRKHFKERPVYRFKRFVRKAYSAFNSMHRIVNIGVVKGCAISFLSVSTITAQTTTDGEQQQKVLEKELDEVMVTASRVETPINQTAKLVTVITKEQIEQSPVRSIQDLLVYAANMDVVQRGGHGVQADISIRGGSFDQNAVLLNGVNLSNAQTGHYSFDIPINLSDIERIEIIHGPSALIYGSSAFSGGINIITKKNTDYKAYASVEAGMHKLRGMEVRGAAKTGIATNSLSVGYNSSDGYIANSDYDIYNVLWQTRFRLQNESKLDLQLGYNDKKYGANTFYSPKFPNQYERTSTYMGSLKGEFGSDFKIVPIIYWNRHHDQYDLVKDTDYGRNYHRSDTYGANLIFSYRSKFGNTSLGGEIRKEDIMSTNLGMLMVEPHRKYTKYDDRTNASISLEHTYSIERFVLSAGALMNHNTLQDNQYKFYPSVSATYRPSDRINVSSSWSKSTRVPTFTDMYYKAPTHIGRNDLKPEKSESFELGIKYNDNHFSAYLTGFMQWGRDIIDWVKENPTDEAYTAWNLSKIDTKGVEMGAKFRIGDILPVLGEESSLALDYTRMHQDGDTKGLISIYSLNYLRDKFTAKFNHQIYKGLSAGWYFRFQKRMGTYEKFENLVKVGDEHYPAFSTLDLKLNYEYKDMVFNLNLNNLYDTHYFDRGNIPQAGFWLMGGISYTFR; encoded by the coding sequence ATGAATCGAAAACATTTTAAGGAAAGACCGGTCTACCGTTTCAAACGCTTTGTGCGGAAGGCCTACAGTGCATTTAACAGTATGCACCGGATTGTGAACATCGGAGTAGTGAAAGGCTGTGCTATTTCATTTCTTTCTGTATCTACTATCACCGCGCAGACTACCACTGATGGTGAGCAGCAGCAAAAAGTATTGGAAAAGGAACTTGACGAAGTGATGGTCACGGCATCCCGGGTAGAGACTCCAATTAATCAGACTGCAAAACTTGTTACAGTAATCACCAAAGAACAAATTGAGCAGTCGCCCGTCCGCAGTATTCAGGATCTGTTAGTTTACGCCGCTAACATGGATGTAGTTCAAAGAGGCGGGCACGGTGTACAAGCCGACATTTCGATCCGTGGCGGATCATTCGATCAAAACGCAGTACTTCTCAACGGAGTAAACCTTTCAAACGCCCAGACAGGGCACTACAGTTTCGACATTCCCATCAACCTTTCCGACATCGAACGTATCGAGATCATTCATGGTCCGTCTGCTCTTATTTACGGCTCGAGTGCCTTTTCTGGCGGAATTAATATTATTACAAAAAAGAATACGGACTACAAGGCTTATGCCAGTGTAGAAGCGGGCATGCACAAACTTCGGGGGATGGAAGTGCGTGGTGCGGCAAAAACGGGTATAGCAACCAATAGTTTGTCGGTGGGCTATAATTCTTCGGACGGCTATATTGCGAATAGCGATTATGATATATACAATGTATTGTGGCAAACACGCTTTAGGCTGCAAAATGAATCTAAACTGGATCTGCAGCTGGGATATAATGATAAAAAATACGGAGCCAATACATTCTATTCACCGAAATTTCCAAATCAGTACGAACGCACCAGTACATATATGGGTTCGTTGAAAGGGGAGTTCGGCTCAGATTTTAAAATAGTTCCTATAATTTATTGGAACAGGCATCACGATCAATACGATCTGGTGAAAGATACCGATTACGGACGGAATTACCACCGCAGCGATACTTACGGAGCTAATCTTATTTTTTCGTACAGGTCGAAGTTTGGCAATACCAGCCTTGGAGGAGAAATACGCAAGGAAGATATTATGAGTACTAATTTAGGAATGCTTATGGTTGAGCCACACCGCAAGTACACGAAGTATGATGACCGGACTAATGCCAGTATATCACTTGAGCATACCTATAGTATAGAGCGGTTTGTGCTATCCGCAGGAGCGCTAATGAATCATAATACATTACAAGACAATCAATATAAGTTCTATCCCTCGGTAAGCGCTACTTATCGTCCTTCGGACAGGATAAATGTATCGTCGTCGTGGAGTAAGTCAACACGTGTGCCTACCTTTACCGATATGTATTATAAAGCACCTACGCATATCGGGCGGAATGATCTGAAACCGGAAAAATCGGAATCTTTCGAATTAGGCATAAAATATAATGACAATCACTTTAGTGCATACCTTACAGGCTTTATGCAATGGGGTAGAGATATCATTGACTGGGTGAAAGAGAACCCGACGGATGAAGCGTACACTGCATGGAATTTGAGTAAAATAGATACTAAAGGTGTGGAGATGGGTGCTAAATTCCGTATCGGAGATATACTTCCCGTATTGGGAGAAGAATCGTCTCTGGCGTTAGATTATACCCGTATGCATCAGGATGGAGACACCAAAGGCCTCATATCTATTTATTCACTGAACTATCTACGGGATAAGTTTACGGCAAAATTCAATCATCAGATATATAAAGGACTTTCGGCAGGCTGGTATTTTCGTTTCCAAAAGCGGATGGGTACTTATGAGAAATTTGAAAATCTGGTAAAAGTGGGCGATGAGCATTATCCTGCATTTTCGACTCTCGACCTGAAATTGAACTATGAATATAAAGATATGGTATTCAATCTGAATCTGAATAATCTTTATGATACACATTATTTCGATAGGGGAAATATACCTCAGGCTGGTTTCTGGCTAATGGGAGGTATCAGTTATACTTTCAGATAG
- a CDS encoding YiiX/YebB-like N1pC/P60 family cysteine hydrolase has protein sequence MKTILLIILSLYQQDRGINDFKLRAGDLIFQEDCASGTDNTIKAVTAGIGDYRFTHVGIVYIDDNDSVYVIEATRPKVAKTPLDDYLYPGGKGGYPKSVVGRLKEEYIHCIPAALNEGLTLVGKDYDDGFILGNDKYYCSELIYDILLRANNHIPVFPLNTMTFKSPDTDEITEGWKEYFGKYNLPIPEGEPGINPGAMSRSDVIDIVHYY, from the coding sequence ATGAAAACTATATTATTAATTATTTTATCTCTATACCAACAGGATAGGGGTATTAATGATTTTAAACTCCGTGCAGGCGATCTGATTTTTCAGGAAGATTGTGCAAGCGGAACAGATAATACGATAAAAGCAGTTACTGCCGGTATTGGTGATTATCGGTTTACGCATGTAGGTATAGTTTATATTGACGATAATGACAGTGTTTATGTAATAGAAGCTACTCGTCCTAAAGTAGCAAAGACCCCTCTGGATGATTATCTGTATCCCGGGGGAAAAGGCGGTTATCCTAAATCGGTCGTAGGCCGGCTGAAGGAAGAATACATTCATTGTATCCCTGCAGCATTGAACGAGGGGTTAACCCTTGTCGGCAAAGATTATGATGATGGATTTATCTTGGGTAATGATAAATATTATTGTTCAGAGCTTATTTATGATATCCTTCTCAGGGCCAATAATCACATTCCTGTATTCCCGTTGAATACGATGACTTTCAAATCGCCAGATACAGATGAGATAACGGAGGGTTGGAAAGAATATTTCGGGAAGTATAATTTACCAATTCCCGAAGGCGAACCTGGCATTAATCCGGGAGCTATGTCACGCTCCGATGTGATCGATATCGTTCATTACTATTAA